A genomic stretch from Neodiprion fabricii isolate iyNeoFabr1 chromosome 3, iyNeoFabr1.1, whole genome shotgun sequence includes:
- the LOC124179253 gene encoding farnesol dehydrogenase-like, protein MERWAGRVAVVTGASSGIGASIAEALAREGMIVVGLARRKNRLQDTAEALSIAKGKLYPVQCDVSNEQEILDAFRWIRDHLGAIDVLVNNAGVAHFAHIISGDTEGFRRVLDVNVLAVAICTREAVANMRARRVDGHIININSVTGHAIPNLPNHLSLYPSSKYALTAMTEVVRRELISAKTNIKVTSLSPGLVKTEIMEAAEYCVENTGSPDAPTLQAKDISDAVLYILSTPPNVQITELTIRPVGEQL, encoded by the exons ATGGAGCGTTGGGCGGGTCGAGTGGCCGTTGTTACGGGAGCTTCTTCAGGGATCGGGGCTTCCATCGCCGAAGCTTTGGCTCGGGAAGGAATGATCGTCGTAGGCTTAGCGAGGAGAAAAAATCGCCTACAGGACACGGCCGAGGCCTTGAGTATCGCGAAAGGGAAGCTGTATCCGGTCCAATGCGACGTTTCGAACGAGCAAGAAATCTTGGATGCCTTCAGATGGATCAGGGATCATCTCGGAGCAATTGACGTCCTCGTGAACAATGCGGGTGTCGCCCACTTCGCCCATATTATCA GCGGGGACACGGAAGGCTTTCGGCGTGTACTGGATGTCAATGTCTTGGCAGTGGCCATATGCACACGAGAGGCAGTCGCGAATATGCGAGCTCGCCGAGTCGATGGTCATATAATAAACATCAACAG CGTAACCGGACATGCTATTCCGAATCTACCGAATCATCTGAGCCTTTATCCAAGTAGCAAGTACGCATTGACCGCCATGACGGAGGTTGTTCGCCGGGAGCTAATTTCCGCTAAAACGAACATCAAAGTGACG AGTCTTAGTCCTGGACTGGTGAAGACCGAGATCATGGAGGCTGCAGAATATTGCGTGGAAAACACAGGAAGTCCCGATGCTCCGACATTGCAGGCCAAGGACATCTCAGATGCGGTTCTTTACATACTCAGCACACCGCCAAACGTTCaa ATAACAGAACTGACCATCCGACCAGTCGGAGAACAACTTTGA